The genome window CCAGCAAAAGTATCAACATCCCCCGGCGGCGACTTCAGCCCCGCTTATTCCCCCAACGGCAAATATTTAGCATGGCGCAGCCAGGCCCGAGCCAACTACGAAAGCGACAAATTCCGCCTCGTCCTCTACGACCGCACCACCAAGCAAATAAAAGACTTACTCCCCAACTTCGACCGCTGGGTAGATGAGTTTATCTGGTCGCAGGATTCCCTATACATTCATTTCGTTTCCGGCACCAAAGGCGAATCTTCGCTCTACTCAGTTGGTATTTCTGACGTCGATTTGCATGACTTCAGCAAGGCCCACGGAGAATGGAGCGACATTCATACCAGTCCGATTCTGGACCATGGCCGTGAGCTAATTGTAGGTAATCTTATGAGGGTAGATCATCCTGCAGAGGTGGTAGTCGTAAACCTTGACCAAGTAGTAGCCTTAACAAAAATGATCTACGTTCCCCGGCCAGTCACACATCTCAACGATGATCTGCTAAATCAACTAGACCAATCCCCACTGGAGCCCTTCTGGTTCGAGGCAGCCGACAAAACTAAAGTCCAGGGCTTCATAATCAAACCCCCAGCCTTTAATCCAGCCAAAAAATACCCAGTAAAGTTCCTAATCCACGGCGGCCCGCAAGGTGCATGGGGCGATGCCTGGAGCTACCGCTGGAACGCCGAATTGCTGGCCGCCAACGGCTACGTCGTAGTCATGATTAATCCCCGCGGCAGCACCGGCTACGGCCAGGCTTTCGTCGATGGAGTCAACGGCGACTGGGGCGGCAAGCCATTCTCAGATTTGATGTTAGGCCTCGACTACGCCGAGAAAACCTACCCCTTCATCGATAAGAACCGCGAGTGCGCCCTCGGCGCCAGCTATGGCGGATATATGGCTAACTGGGTGCTCGGCCACACCAACCGCTTCAAATGCATCGTCACCCACGACGGCATGTTCAACCCCGAATCCGCCTACGGATCGACCGAAGAACTCTGGTTCAACGAGTGGGAATTCACAGGCAAGCCTTGGGACTACTACGGCAAACCCGACTCCGAAAACCCCTTCCGCAAATGGTCCCCGGCCATGTCGGCAAAGAACTTCAAAACGCCCACACTGGTCATCCACAGCCAGCTTGATTACCGGCTCGATGTTTCGGAAGGCTACCAGCTTTTCACCACCCTGCAGCGCCTCAAAGTCCCCAGCAAAATGCTCTACTTTCCCGACGAAGGCCACTGGGTACAGAAACCGCAAAACTCCGAACTCTGGTACAAAACCGTCAACGACTGGGTCGACCAATGGACAAAATGAAACCAGGGGATAGGAAATAGACAATGCCGTTTCCGCGCAAATCCTCTAAGCCGCAGGTCTGGCTGAGCGAACCTGCATTGCATGAGTACGCCCTCCAGTCGCTCGGCCGCCGCATGCGAAGCGAGGCAGATCTGCGCCGCCTGATGCGCGCCAAAGTCGAGCCCGACGAAGCAGGAGCAGCCAAGGTCTCCGTCGTCGTAGCGCGCCTCAAAGAATACGGCTATCTGGACGACACCGCCTATGCCGATAACTACGTGCGGCTCCGTCAGCAGAATGAAAAACAAGGCCAACGCCGCGTCCGTCAGGATCTAGGCCAGAAAGGTGTTTCGAAGGAAATCATCAGCCAGACCATCGAAGCCCGCTATGCAGACATCAGCGAAGAAACACTCGCCCGCCAGCACCTCGAACGCAAGCGCATCCGCAAGCCAGAAAACGAGAAGGAAACCGCCCGCGTAATGCGCCGTTTAGTCACCGCAGGCTTCTCGCCCACCGTCATCTACAAAATCCTGCGCCAATGGGATGTTTCCGATGAAGCTCTAGCCACGCTGGACAACCTGGAAGACGATGCGCCTGCGGACGAGTAAGACCACCTCGCTCCGATACACTAAATAAGCCATGCAATACAGTTCTGGAAACAACATTCGCGAAACATTTCTGCGCTTTTTCGAGAGCAAGGGGCACCGTCGTGTCCACTCCTCGTCACTGGTACCGGCCAACGATCCGACGCTGCTGTTCACCAACGCTGGTATGAACCAGTTCAAGGATCTCTTTCTCGGTGCGGAGAAGCGCGATTACACCCGCGCTACCACCTCGCAGAAGTGTGTCCGCGCAGGCGGCAAGCACAATGATCTGGAGAATGTGGGCTTCACGCGCCGTCATCACACATTCTTCGAGATGCTGGGTAACTTCAGCTTCGGGGATTACTTTAAGCAGCAAGCCATTGCCTTCGCCTGGGAACTGATCACCGACGAGCAGTGGTTCGGCATTCCCAAAGACCGCCTGTATGTGACGATTTTTGAGGGCGACACCAACGTAGCCCGCGACGACGAAGCTGAAGATTTCTGGATCAATGTCGGCGTGCCCAAAGAACGCATCAAGGCTTTCGGCGCCAAGGATAACTTCTGGCAGATGGGCGAAACCGGCCCCTGTGGTCCTTGTTCGGAGATCTTCTACGACCTCGGCATCGAAGCTTCAGAGACGGGTAAAGATCTTCCCTTCGGCGAAGATGACGCGCGCTACGTCGAGATCTGGAACCTGGTCTTCATGCAGTTCGATCGGGCCGCAGTCGTGGATGAAAAGGGCAAGACCACCGGCTATCAACTCAGTCCGCTGCCCAAGCCAAGCATCGACACCGGCATGGGTCTGGAGCGTGTTGCGGCAGTGCTGCAAGGCAAGCTCTCCAACTTTGAAACAGACCTCTTCACGCCGCTGATCGCACGCGCTGCCGAACTGGTCGGCGTTGCGAACGATGTAAGCAACGCCAGCCTGCGCATCATTGCTGATCATGCTCGCGCGGCGACCTTCCTCATCGGCGACGGGGTCTTGCCGGCAAATGAAGGTCGCGGTTACGTGCTGCGCAAGATTCTTCGTCGCGGTATTCGTCATGGCCGTTTGCTCGGGCAGGAGCAACCATTTCTGTATCAGATGGTCTTTGCCGTTCGCGACCTGATGATCGACGCCTATCCGGAGTTGGCTGATCTCGCGTCTCGCGTCTCAAAGGTCATCGAGGCAGAAGAGAAGCAGTTCGATCGCGTGCTCAAACTCGGCATGACCAAGCTCGATGAAGAATTGAAGGGCGACTTCACCGGGACTGCGGCTTTCCATCTTTATGAAACCTTCGGCCTGCCACTCGACTTCATGGTGGACGCGGCACACGATGCTGGAGTTGCCTTTGATACAGCGGGCTTTGAGCGCGCTAAAGAAGAAGAGCAAGCCCGCGCCCGTGCCAGTTGGAAGGGTGGTTCGCAGAAGACCGCCAGCCCTGCTTATCGCGAGCTTGCGAAGACGGTATTTGAAGGCTACACGCAGCTTGTCTCCACGAATTGCGAAGTACTCGCCATCGTCAAAGATGGCGTCGGAGTACCCGTTGCTACTGCTGGCGAGCAGGTCGATATCGTTCTCGACCACACCAGTTTCTACGCGGATTCCGGCGGCCAGACTGGCGACACCGGCTGGTTCATGTCCACCGATAGCAACACGACGGTTGCAGAGATTACGGGCTGTGTTGCGCCGGTTCAGGGAGTGCGCGCACACAAGGCTGTGCTCAAGCAGGCGTTGGCTATCGGCGACCGTGTAAACACTGTCGTAGATGGCATTCGCCGCGATGCGATCAAGCGCAATCACACCGGCACGCATCTTCTTCATGCCGCGCTGCGCCAGGTTCTGGGCAC of Acidicapsa ligni contains these proteins:
- a CDS encoding dipeptidyl-peptidase 5 — translated: MRNRPTTLVLLSILSILPLAPLITSAQAKRPMTFADMMQMHRLGDTDVSPNGKWLVYSVTDVDLAKNASTSRLWIQPIADGPSGSHPKLIAETEPGDGGAHFSHDGKSLLFLSSRSGSQQIYIADFDSATGATSNVRNPANGAKNPTGNAAGPASGVPEADNALWSPDGKSIVFTAAVYPDCPAITPENPDAYKCTADRDSAQAASKVKARVFTHLLYKHWNAFTGDKRSHLFQLTVDSGSIRDLTPNDPHDVPPFSLGGGGGFAISPDSKELAFTENLDEEPAISTNADIFTLDLTNPAAKPAKVSTSPGGDFSPAYSPNGKYLAWRSQARANYESDKFRLVLYDRTTKQIKDLLPNFDRWVDEFIWSQDSLYIHFVSGTKGESSLYSVGISDVDLHDFSKAHGEWSDIHTSPILDHGRELIVGNLMRVDHPAEVVVVNLDQVVALTKMIYVPRPVTHLNDDLLNQLDQSPLEPFWFEAADKTKVQGFIIKPPAFNPAKKYPVKFLIHGGPQGAWGDAWSYRWNAELLAANGYVVVMINPRGSTGYGQAFVDGVNGDWGGKPFSDLMLGLDYAEKTYPFIDKNRECALGASYGGYMANWVLGHTNRFKCIVTHDGMFNPESAYGSTEELWFNEWEFTGKPWDYYGKPDSENPFRKWSPAMSAKNFKTPTLVIHSQLDYRLDVSEGYQLFTTLQRLKVPSKMLYFPDEGHWVQKPQNSELWYKTVNDWVDQWTK
- the alaS gene encoding alanine--tRNA ligase yields the protein MQYSSGNNIRETFLRFFESKGHRRVHSSSLVPANDPTLLFTNAGMNQFKDLFLGAEKRDYTRATTSQKCVRAGGKHNDLENVGFTRRHHTFFEMLGNFSFGDYFKQQAIAFAWELITDEQWFGIPKDRLYVTIFEGDTNVARDDEAEDFWINVGVPKERIKAFGAKDNFWQMGETGPCGPCSEIFYDLGIEASETGKDLPFGEDDARYVEIWNLVFMQFDRAAVVDEKGKTTGYQLSPLPKPSIDTGMGLERVAAVLQGKLSNFETDLFTPLIARAAELVGVANDVSNASLRIIADHARAATFLIGDGVLPANEGRGYVLRKILRRGIRHGRLLGQEQPFLYQMVFAVRDLMIDAYPELADLASRVSKVIEAEEKQFDRVLKLGMTKLDEELKGDFTGTAAFHLYETFGLPLDFMVDAAHDAGVAFDTAGFERAKEEEQARARASWKGGSQKTASPAYRELAKTVFEGYTQLVSTNCEVLAIVKDGVGVPVATAGEQVDIVLDHTSFYADSGGQTGDTGWFMSTDSNTTVAEITGCVAPVQGVRAHKAVLKQALAIGDRVNTVVDGIRRDAIKRNHTGTHLLHAALRQVLGTHVKQAGSSVEPGRLRFDFSHFAQVAPEELEEIESIVNREVLGNATVETFVDVPIDVAVNEYHAMALFGEKYGDKVRVVRLTDGFSTELCGGIHTGATGEIGLIKIVGEGSVSSGVRRLEAITGTGSLDEFRRDFAVAQFASQLAPSAETTPAEALRLKIASNEDELKKLRRELEELRMKSAAGGLDEALAGAVDVQGIRIATLRADSLDRGQLRTLVDNLKQGLTQKWGEGVVVLGSAQPEGKVAIIAGVTPGLTKRIQAGKLVGAVAKLVGGSGGGKPEIAEAGGKDQAELGAALKAVPGIVAELLS
- a CDS encoding regulatory protein RecX produces the protein MPFPRKSSKPQVWLSEPALHEYALQSLGRRMRSEADLRRLMRAKVEPDEAGAAKVSVVVARLKEYGYLDDTAYADNYVRLRQQNEKQGQRRVRQDLGQKGVSKEIISQTIEARYADISEETLARQHLERKRIRKPENEKETARVMRRLVTAGFSPTVIYKILRQWDVSDEALATLDNLEDDAPADE